Proteins encoded together in one Camelina sativa cultivar DH55 chromosome 9, Cs, whole genome shotgun sequence window:
- the LOC104714265 gene encoding ubiquitin receptor RAD23b isoform X2, producing the protein MKLTVKTLKGNHFEIRVLPSDTIMAVKKNIEDSQGKDNYPCGQQLLIHNGKVLKDETSLVENKVTEEGFLVVMLSKSKTAGSAGQSSAQPASAAMSTTSLAKPAAPTTSQSTAVPPSLIPAQEQPGAPTDDTYGQAASTLVSGSSLEQMVQQIMEMGGGSWDKETVTRALRAAYNNPERAVDYLYSGIPETAEVAVPVPGAQLAGSGASPVAPASGGPNSSPLDLFPQETVAAAGSGDHGTLEFLRNNDQFQQLRTMVHSNPQILQPMLQELGKQNPQLLRLIQENQAEFLQLVNEPYEGSDGDADMFDQPEQEMPHAVNVTPAEQEAIQRLEEMGFDRALVIEAFLACERNEELAANYLLENSGDFED; encoded by the exons ATGAAGCTCACCGTTAAGACTCTCAAGGGTAATCAttttgaaattagggttctaCCCTCCGATACG ataATGGCGGTGAAGAAGAATATAGAGGATTCACAAGGCAAAGACAATTATCCTTGTGGCCAGCAATTGTTGATTCACAATGGAAAAGTTTTGAAAGATGAAACTAGCTTGGTTGAGAACAAGGTTACCGAGGAAGGTTTCCTCGTCGTTATGCTTAGCAAG AGCAAAACGGCAGGTTCAGCTGGTCAGTCTTCGGCTcag CCTGCTTCGGCTGCCATGTCTACTACTTCTTTGGCTAAG CCTGCAGCACCAACTACATCCCAGTCTACAGCCGTGCCTCCTTCACTTATTCCTGCTCAAGAACAACCAGG GGCACCAACTGACGACACCTATGGACAAGCTGCGTCAACATTGGTTAGTGGCAGTAGTCTTGAGCAAATGGTCCAACAGATAATGGAAATGGGAGGCGGAAGCTGGGACAAAGAAACAGTTACTCGTGCACTTCGTGCAGCTTACAACAACCCTGAGAGAGCAGTGGATTATTTGTATTCC GGAATTCCTGAAACTGCTGAAGTAGCTGTACCTGTACCTGGGGCTCAGTTGGCAGGATCTGGTGCATCCCCTGTCGCACCTGCATCTGGAGGACCTAACTCATCTCCTTTGGATTTATTCCCTCAG GAAACAGTTGCTGCTGCTGGATCTGGTGATCATGGAACGCTTGAATTTCTTAGAAACAATGACCAG TTCCAACAATTACGCACCATGGTCCATTCCAACCCTCAAATTCTCCAG CCGATGCTTCAGGAACTTGGAAAGCAAAACCCTCAACTTCTGAGGCTAATTCAAGAGAACCAGGCAGAGTTTCTTCAGTTAGTAAACGAGCCCTATGAGGGATCTGACGG GGATGCTGATATGTTCGATCAACCCGAGCAAGAAATGCCACATGCCGTAAATGTTACCCCAGCAGAGCAAGAAGCGATTCAACGG CTAGAGGAAATGGGATTTGATAGAGCCTTAGTAATAGAAGCCTTCCTAGCATGTGAGCGTAACGAAGAATTGGCAGCTAACTATCTATTGGAGAACTCAGGAGATTTTGAAGACTGA
- the LOC104714263 gene encoding STE20/SPS1-related proline-alanine-rich protein kinase-like isoform X1, with amino-acid sequence MFFRISDLFPFFFLNLFCRFTRLEPAVFMFSSSLNSSETKEGSTPPMEKKKYPIGPEHYTLYEVIGQGVSALVHRALCIPFNEVVAIKILDFERDNCDLNNISREAQTMMLVDHPNVLKSHCSFVSDHNLWVIMPYMAGGSCLHILKAAYPDGFEETIIATILREALKGLDYLHQHGHIHRDVKAGNILLGARGAVKLGDFGVSACLFDSGDRQRTRNTFVGTPCWMAPEVMEQLHGYDFKADIWSFGITGLELAHGHAPFSKYPPMKVLLMTLQNAPPGLDYERDRKFSRSFKQMIASCLVKDPSKRPSAKKLLKHSFFKQARSSDYIARKLLDGLPDLVNRVQAIKKKEEDMLAQEKMADGEKEELSQNEYKRGISGWNFNLDDMKAQASLIQDIDCSLSDSLSGSATSLQALDSQDTHSEIQEENGHITNKYLQPLIHRTLSIARDKSDDDSSLASPSYDSYVYSSPRHEDLSQNNTTAGSTHAVNGKSMDSSSIQTNQPTEILAGSSVLADRNGAPHKGESDKTHEHLQNGSTCNGIHATVGGDEVPTELAVRPPKAASLDETDDKSKPPVVQQRGRFKVTSENLDIEKVVVPSPILQKSHSMQVLCQHASTSLPPSDVALPNLTSSYVYPLVYPVLQTNILERDNILHMMKVLTNRELTDGRAVEQGNVQQPTVPPTEKSLLEAAHEREKELLHEITDLQWRLICAEEELQKYKTEHAQV; translated from the exons atgttttttcgaatttctgatttgtttcctttttttttcctgaatttATTCTGCAGATTCACTCGACTGGAACCAGCTGTCTTTATGTTTTCGTCGTCTCTCAATTCCAG TGAAACCAAGGAAGGATCTACACCaccaatggagaagaagaagtatccGATTGGGCCTGAGCATTACACCCTCTACGAGGTGATCGGTCAAGGTGTTAGTGCTTTAGTGCATCGTGCTTTGTGCATCCCTTTCAATGAAGTCGTTGCTATTAAGATTCTTGACTTTGAACGCGATAACTGCGATCTG AATAATATTTCTCGTGAAGCGCAGACGATGATGCTTGTTGATCATCCCAATGTGTTGAAATCACATTGCTCCTTTGTTAGTGATCACAATTTGTGGGTCATCATGCCTTACATGGCTGGTGGTTCTTGTCTTCACATACTTAAAGCTGCATACCCTGATGGTTTTGAGGAGACTATTATTGCCACTATACTGCGTGAAGCTTTGAAAGGATTAGACTATCTCCATCAGCATGGCCACATACATCGCGATGTCAAA GCTGGTAATATTTTGCTTGGTGCTCGAGGTGCTGTCAAGTTGGGAGACTTTGGTGTATCTGCCTGTCTCTTTGATTCTGGTGATAGGCAACGGACAAGGAACACATTCGTTGGAACACCTTGCTG GATGGCACCTGAAGTCATGGAGCAGCTACATGGTTATGACTTCAA GGCTGATATATGGTCGTTTGGTATAACTGGGCTAGAGCTTGCACATGGTCACGCTCCTTTCTCTAAATATCCACCAATGAAG GTTCTGCTTATGACGTTGCAAAATGCACCACCAGGGCTGGATTACGAAAGAGATAGGAAGTTTTCAAGG TCTTTCAAGCAGATGATCGCCAGTTGTCTAGTTAAAGACCCTTCCAAACGCCCGTCTGCAAAGAAGTTGTTAAAACATTCCTTTTTCAAGCAAGCAAGATCAAGCGATTACATTGCACGGAAACTTCTGGATGGGTTACCAGATCTTGTTAATCGTGTTCAGGCAATAAAG aaaaaggaagaagatatgCTTGCACAAGAGAAAATGGCAGATGGAGAGAAGGAAGAACTGTCGCAG AATGAATATAAGAGAGGTATCAGCGGGTGGAATTTCAATCTCGATGATATGAAGGCCCAGGCTTCATTG ATCCAGGACATAGATTGTAGCTTATCAGACAGTTTATCGGGAAGTGCCACTTCGTTGCAGGCTCTAGATTCACAGGATACCCACTCGGAGATTCAG GAGGAAAATGGTCATATAACAAATAAGTATCTCCAACCCCTAATTCACCGAACACTAAGTATCGCAAG GGATAAATCTGATGATGATTCCAGTCTTGCCAGCCCCAGTTATGATAGTTACGTCTATTCCTCACCTCGTCATGAAGATCTATCTCAAAACAATACAACTGCTGGTAGTACGCATGCAGTCAATGGGAAATCAATGGATTCCTCATCAATCCAAACCAATCAACCAACAGAGATTCTAGCAGGGAGCTCTGTTTTGGCAGATAGAAACGGTGCTCCCCATAAAGGAGAGAG TGATAAAACCCACGAGCATCTTCAAAATGGTTCAACCTGCAATGGGATACATGCTACAGTGGGAGGAGATGAAGTACCAACAGAGCTGGCTGTTAGACCACCCAAAGCAG CAAGTCTAGATGAAACTGACGACAAATCAAAGCCGCCAGTTGTGCAGCAAAGAGGGCGTTTCAAAGTAACTTCTGAAAATTTGGACATCGAGAAG GTGGTGGTTCCCTCTCCAATCCTGCAAAAGAGTCACAGTATGCAG GTGCTCTGCCAACATGCCTCTACTTCTCTACCTCCCTCTGATGTCGCATTACCAAATCTAACCAGCTCATACGTTTACCCGCTGGTTTATCCAGTTCTGCAAACTAATATTTTGGAAAGG GATAACATTCTGCATATGATGAAAGTACTCACCAACAGAGAGTTGACAG ACGGACGTGCAGTTGAACAAGGAAACGTACAACAACCTACTGTACCTCCTACTGAGAAATCCTTG CTTGAAGCAGCTcacgaaagagagaaagaactgCTCCACGAAATAACTGACCTGCAATGGAG GCTCATATGTGCAGAAGAAGAGCTTCAGAAATACAAAACCGAACACGCCCAA GTTTAA
- the LOC104714263 gene encoding STE20/SPS1-related proline-alanine-rich protein kinase-like isoform X2 yields MFSSSLNSSETKEGSTPPMEKKKYPIGPEHYTLYEVIGQGVSALVHRALCIPFNEVVAIKILDFERDNCDLNNISREAQTMMLVDHPNVLKSHCSFVSDHNLWVIMPYMAGGSCLHILKAAYPDGFEETIIATILREALKGLDYLHQHGHIHRDVKAGNILLGARGAVKLGDFGVSACLFDSGDRQRTRNTFVGTPCWMAPEVMEQLHGYDFKADIWSFGITGLELAHGHAPFSKYPPMKVLLMTLQNAPPGLDYERDRKFSRSFKQMIASCLVKDPSKRPSAKKLLKHSFFKQARSSDYIARKLLDGLPDLVNRVQAIKKKEEDMLAQEKMADGEKEELSQNEYKRGISGWNFNLDDMKAQASLIQDIDCSLSDSLSGSATSLQALDSQDTHSEIQEENGHITNKYLQPLIHRTLSIARDKSDDDSSLASPSYDSYVYSSPRHEDLSQNNTTAGSTHAVNGKSMDSSSIQTNQPTEILAGSSVLADRNGAPHKGESDKTHEHLQNGSTCNGIHATVGGDEVPTELAVRPPKAASLDETDDKSKPPVVQQRGRFKVTSENLDIEKVVVPSPILQKSHSMQVLCQHASTSLPPSDVALPNLTSSYVYPLVYPVLQTNILERDNILHMMKVLTNRELTDGRAVEQGNVQQPTVPPTEKSLLEAAHEREKELLHEITDLQWRLICAEEELQKYKTEHAQV; encoded by the exons ATGTTTTCGTCGTCTCTCAATTCCAG TGAAACCAAGGAAGGATCTACACCaccaatggagaagaagaagtatccGATTGGGCCTGAGCATTACACCCTCTACGAGGTGATCGGTCAAGGTGTTAGTGCTTTAGTGCATCGTGCTTTGTGCATCCCTTTCAATGAAGTCGTTGCTATTAAGATTCTTGACTTTGAACGCGATAACTGCGATCTG AATAATATTTCTCGTGAAGCGCAGACGATGATGCTTGTTGATCATCCCAATGTGTTGAAATCACATTGCTCCTTTGTTAGTGATCACAATTTGTGGGTCATCATGCCTTACATGGCTGGTGGTTCTTGTCTTCACATACTTAAAGCTGCATACCCTGATGGTTTTGAGGAGACTATTATTGCCACTATACTGCGTGAAGCTTTGAAAGGATTAGACTATCTCCATCAGCATGGCCACATACATCGCGATGTCAAA GCTGGTAATATTTTGCTTGGTGCTCGAGGTGCTGTCAAGTTGGGAGACTTTGGTGTATCTGCCTGTCTCTTTGATTCTGGTGATAGGCAACGGACAAGGAACACATTCGTTGGAACACCTTGCTG GATGGCACCTGAAGTCATGGAGCAGCTACATGGTTATGACTTCAA GGCTGATATATGGTCGTTTGGTATAACTGGGCTAGAGCTTGCACATGGTCACGCTCCTTTCTCTAAATATCCACCAATGAAG GTTCTGCTTATGACGTTGCAAAATGCACCACCAGGGCTGGATTACGAAAGAGATAGGAAGTTTTCAAGG TCTTTCAAGCAGATGATCGCCAGTTGTCTAGTTAAAGACCCTTCCAAACGCCCGTCTGCAAAGAAGTTGTTAAAACATTCCTTTTTCAAGCAAGCAAGATCAAGCGATTACATTGCACGGAAACTTCTGGATGGGTTACCAGATCTTGTTAATCGTGTTCAGGCAATAAAG aaaaaggaagaagatatgCTTGCACAAGAGAAAATGGCAGATGGAGAGAAGGAAGAACTGTCGCAG AATGAATATAAGAGAGGTATCAGCGGGTGGAATTTCAATCTCGATGATATGAAGGCCCAGGCTTCATTG ATCCAGGACATAGATTGTAGCTTATCAGACAGTTTATCGGGAAGTGCCACTTCGTTGCAGGCTCTAGATTCACAGGATACCCACTCGGAGATTCAG GAGGAAAATGGTCATATAACAAATAAGTATCTCCAACCCCTAATTCACCGAACACTAAGTATCGCAAG GGATAAATCTGATGATGATTCCAGTCTTGCCAGCCCCAGTTATGATAGTTACGTCTATTCCTCACCTCGTCATGAAGATCTATCTCAAAACAATACAACTGCTGGTAGTACGCATGCAGTCAATGGGAAATCAATGGATTCCTCATCAATCCAAACCAATCAACCAACAGAGATTCTAGCAGGGAGCTCTGTTTTGGCAGATAGAAACGGTGCTCCCCATAAAGGAGAGAG TGATAAAACCCACGAGCATCTTCAAAATGGTTCAACCTGCAATGGGATACATGCTACAGTGGGAGGAGATGAAGTACCAACAGAGCTGGCTGTTAGACCACCCAAAGCAG CAAGTCTAGATGAAACTGACGACAAATCAAAGCCGCCAGTTGTGCAGCAAAGAGGGCGTTTCAAAGTAACTTCTGAAAATTTGGACATCGAGAAG GTGGTGGTTCCCTCTCCAATCCTGCAAAAGAGTCACAGTATGCAG GTGCTCTGCCAACATGCCTCTACTTCTCTACCTCCCTCTGATGTCGCATTACCAAATCTAACCAGCTCATACGTTTACCCGCTGGTTTATCCAGTTCTGCAAACTAATATTTTGGAAAGG GATAACATTCTGCATATGATGAAAGTACTCACCAACAGAGAGTTGACAG ACGGACGTGCAGTTGAACAAGGAAACGTACAACAACCTACTGTACCTCCTACTGAGAAATCCTTG CTTGAAGCAGCTcacgaaagagagaaagaactgCTCCACGAAATAACTGACCTGCAATGGAG GCTCATATGTGCAGAAGAAGAGCTTCAGAAATACAAAACCGAACACGCCCAA GTTTAA
- the LOC104714266 gene encoding uncharacterized protein LOC104714266, whose product MVLDGIVSSPLRRPHALKKQWDDLGSCSTVVQRHRFLLTAMLLLAFLCTIYIYFAVTLGARHLSCSGMTGKEKAICQMEHVQASFSKGKLKFL is encoded by the coding sequence ATGGTTCTTGATGGGATTGTATCATCACCATTACGGAGGCCACATGCGCTAAAGAAGCAATGGGATGACTTGGGTAGCTGCTCTACTGTTGTTCAGAGGCATCGTTTCCTTTTGACTGCTATGCTTCTTTTGGCCTTCCTCTGCACTATTTATATCTACTTTGCCGTCACACTAGGCGCTAGGCACTTGTCTTGTTCTGGGATGACTGGGAAAGAGAAGGCAATTTGTCAAATGGAACACGTCCAAGCCAGTTTCTCCAAAGGAAAACTGAAATTCTTGTAG
- the LOC104714265 gene encoding ubiquitin receptor RAD23b isoform X1 has product MKLTVKTLKGNHFEIRVLPSDTIMAVKKNIEDSQGKDNYPCGQQLLIHNGKVLKDETSLVENKVTEEGFLVVMLSKSKTAGSAGQSSAQPASAAMSTTSLAKQPAAPTTSQSTAVPPSLIPAQEQPGAPTDDTYGQAASTLVSGSSLEQMVQQIMEMGGGSWDKETVTRALRAAYNNPERAVDYLYSGIPETAEVAVPVPGAQLAGSGASPVAPASGGPNSSPLDLFPQETVAAAGSGDHGTLEFLRNNDQFQQLRTMVHSNPQILQPMLQELGKQNPQLLRLIQENQAEFLQLVNEPYEGSDGDADMFDQPEQEMPHAVNVTPAEQEAIQRLEEMGFDRALVIEAFLACERNEELAANYLLENSGDFED; this is encoded by the exons ATGAAGCTCACCGTTAAGACTCTCAAGGGTAATCAttttgaaattagggttctaCCCTCCGATACG ataATGGCGGTGAAGAAGAATATAGAGGATTCACAAGGCAAAGACAATTATCCTTGTGGCCAGCAATTGTTGATTCACAATGGAAAAGTTTTGAAAGATGAAACTAGCTTGGTTGAGAACAAGGTTACCGAGGAAGGTTTCCTCGTCGTTATGCTTAGCAAG AGCAAAACGGCAGGTTCAGCTGGTCAGTCTTCGGCTcag CCTGCTTCGGCTGCCATGTCTACTACTTCTTTGGCTAAG CAGCCTGCAGCACCAACTACATCCCAGTCTACAGCCGTGCCTCCTTCACTTATTCCTGCTCAAGAACAACCAGG GGCACCAACTGACGACACCTATGGACAAGCTGCGTCAACATTGGTTAGTGGCAGTAGTCTTGAGCAAATGGTCCAACAGATAATGGAAATGGGAGGCGGAAGCTGGGACAAAGAAACAGTTACTCGTGCACTTCGTGCAGCTTACAACAACCCTGAGAGAGCAGTGGATTATTTGTATTCC GGAATTCCTGAAACTGCTGAAGTAGCTGTACCTGTACCTGGGGCTCAGTTGGCAGGATCTGGTGCATCCCCTGTCGCACCTGCATCTGGAGGACCTAACTCATCTCCTTTGGATTTATTCCCTCAG GAAACAGTTGCTGCTGCTGGATCTGGTGATCATGGAACGCTTGAATTTCTTAGAAACAATGACCAG TTCCAACAATTACGCACCATGGTCCATTCCAACCCTCAAATTCTCCAG CCGATGCTTCAGGAACTTGGAAAGCAAAACCCTCAACTTCTGAGGCTAATTCAAGAGAACCAGGCAGAGTTTCTTCAGTTAGTAAACGAGCCCTATGAGGGATCTGACGG GGATGCTGATATGTTCGATCAACCCGAGCAAGAAATGCCACATGCCGTAAATGTTACCCCAGCAGAGCAAGAAGCGATTCAACGG CTAGAGGAAATGGGATTTGATAGAGCCTTAGTAATAGAAGCCTTCCTAGCATGTGAGCGTAACGAAGAATTGGCAGCTAACTATCTATTGGAGAACTCAGGAGATTTTGAAGACTGA